The genomic window CGGACATTAAAGAGAGtataatgaaaaaggaaagtaCCGTTTGAGGGTATCTTCAAGAATCTTTGACAGTGAGTGAGCTGTAATTCCtttgtttctgtgtttttttttttttggttttggaggTGATTAGTGAATCAGTTTGAGATTGTGAATTGGTGTTCTGggtattattattagttttgatttcttttatctcTTGTGGTTAGATTTAGGATCTTGAATCAAAAGTGAGAAAGGTGTTATGGTACCATATTGTAAGAATCTgtggaaagtggttttttttttttgttcttttttagaaTTTGCTTCAAGAACATAATGCTGCTTTGATAGATATGGTGGTTTTGAATTTGGATTTTATTCTTTGGTTGACCTTGGTGTTAGTCGCTGGCAAGGGTGATCTATGAACTTTTTTATCTCTGCTACTTTGGCCGACATTAAATTGCAAAAAGTGAGAAACTTCCACTGTTTTTGTAGAAACCTTCTTTTACATTCTCTGAACAATAACATAGGATAGAGATTTCATACATCCAATTCTCTCTAGAATATGTTGTTTTATCTTGATTGCTGTTCTATACGATATTTATTGTGTCTCGGCAATTCAGACAGGTTGTTTGCATCTGAAGACCGCAAGACTTGGATTCTTCCTAGAGATCACTGTCATCTGATGAAAAGCTGAGATTTTTCAGTGGTTCTGGtttggattttgaaaaaaagattatgatgGAAGATGGTGTTTTATCACCAGGTATGATGCTGGGTGCAGCGGTTGATTCAGCTATGGACTTTGACTACATGGATGAATTGTTGTTAGAAGGTTGCTGGGTGGAAACAACGGATGGATCTGAGTTTCTTAATCCTAGTCTGTCGAATTCTGCTGCCTTATTTGATCCTTCATTTATGTGGCCATCTCCAGAGATGAACAATGGTAATCCAGCGTCTAGTCTGTCCCAAAAGGGCAGTCAAGAAGTCAGCCATATACCATTGTTGCCAGGGAATTCTCCTAGTGATATCCAATCCAGAAGTCCTGTTGGTGAGATTGCGGTTTCGGCAGCTGGATGGGAATACAATGCAACCGAAGGTTCTGAATTAGGAAAACGATGGTGGATAGGACCTGCTCCGAATCCAAGTCCTGGAACTACTGTGAAGAGGAGATTAATTAAGGCAGTGGAGTGCATTAAAGATTTAACGAAAAATAAAGATGTTCTTATACAAATATGGGTCCCTGTTAATAGAGGAGGCAGACGTGTTCTTACAACTCATGATCAACCTTTTGCTCTTGATCCCAGCAGTGAGAGATTGGCAAGTTACAGAGACATATCAGTTAAATATCAGTTTTCTGCTGAGAAGGATTCCAAGGACTCGGTTGGCATGCCTGGTCGGGTTTTCTTGGGTAAGGTTCCTGAGTGGACTCCTGATGTTCGATTCTTTAGAAATGATGAATACCCACGAGTGAATCATGCTCAGCAGTGTGATGTACGTGGAACTCTTGCCCTTCCTGTTTTCGAACAAGGTAGCCGGACTTGCTTGGGAGTAATTGAGGTGGTGACCACTTCACAAAAGATCAAGTACCTTCCGGAGCTTGAAAGTGTATGCAAGGCTCTTGaggtttgtttttcattctcAAAATGCTTCTCTGCATCCCAGTTTACAAGCTCAGTTTTGCAGCCCTGAAAAGCAATTCATTGAGGAGCATTAACAAACTAATGATTGATTAAAGTCCTCATATTTCAATTCATGAAACTATCTAAAATCTGGATGTCCAATCATTAGTATCTGGCCTCTGTATGGCCTGCATCTATGCACATACAGGCACATATCTGATGCTCATTGAACAAGAAACATCTTTATTTTGGTCTTGACACTTTGTTTTCCTCTGCCATAAAATGTGAAGTATTGCTCTTTAAGGGGAAATAACTCCTGTACTCTAGGGTTGCATTTGGCAGAAACATGTTTGGTtgaagagacaaaaacaaagacataaaataattgtcttttGAGACAGTTCTGGAGTGGATTTCTATATATACAAGAGACATGTTCCTTCTATTTTAATtgtctttatcttttctatcaTGTGATAGTAACCAAATGATACCTAGGAGTACCCACCACTCCATACTAAAGGAGTTAAGTCTTCCTCTCCTAAGCCTCTCATCCTAGGTGCGATTTGAATTCTTTCAAATTCTAGTCATAGGGCGAGAAAGGATTACCAGCTAAGATATAGATACCAGGTCTCTGACAAGAGGGCGTTTTGGAGCATCACTTGCCAAGTGGTTTTGGCATTTAAACCTTGAAGTTGGAGCTTGATTTAGACACTTAGCAAGATCATAAGCACATTTCTATTTTGCTGTATATTTTACATGGCAGTGCCTTGTTATCTAACATTTTCGCTTTTTGAGGTTGcttcattttcttgttcaactttgacttaatttttttatttgtaggcTTCCCCCTTGACTATATTTCTATCCGAATTCCATTTTCAAATGTATTTAAGGTCCAAACTCCAAACCAAGAGTATGCTTTTGATATCCGGTGATTGAGTTGTTTCcaatttataaacaacaattGCTCACTGGTTCACTTCAGATAGAGCCTTTTGTTCAAACAATATGTAATGTCTAAATTCAGAAGTATGATGGCAATtcatttaaacttgtttttgatagcaaatttttctttacttgCAGGCTGTTGATCTTAGGAGTTCTGAAGTTCCAAGCATACAGAATCTAAAGGTGAAACAAGAAAAGTAGCAGAAGAAAGTTGATactcttttaaatttcttatgttatttttagatcatggtggaactttttttcctttcaccaGGCCTGTGATATGTCTTACCAAGCTGCATTACCTGAGATTCAAAAGGTTCTGAGAGCTGCCTGTGAGACACATAGATTGCCCTTAGCTCAAACTTGGGTCCCGTGTATACAACAAGGCAAGGGAGGATGCCGGCATTCAAATGAGAACTACTATCATTGTGTTTCTACCGTGGATGATGCTTGCTGTGTAGGTGATCCTGCTTTCCAGGGTTTTCTAGAGGCTTGCTCGGAGCATCACTTGCTAAAAGGTCAAGGAGTTGTTGGGGAAGCCTTTATGACTAACCAACCTTGCTTCTCAGGCGATGTAACTTTATATGGCAAGACTGAGTATCCTCTTTCTCACCATGCAAGGATTTTTGGACTGTGTGCTGCTGTTGCAATCCGCTTGCGAAGCATGTACACTGGTACAACAGATTTTGTCCTGGAGTTCTTCCTGCCCGTTGATTGCAGGGATCCTCAAGAGCAGAAGACAATGCTCACTTCACTGTCCATCATTATCCAGCGTGTTTGCCAGACTTTACGGGTAGTAACAGTCAAAGAACTAGAGGAAGAAACTGATTTGCCAGTTAGTGAAGTCCTAGTACCTTCGGATGGTAGATCTAGTGGAGAAGAGACGTCAACAGTTAAAGAGTCTTATTCAGAAAGGAATGCTAGAGATAATTCACCCTGGACTGCCTGTCTCCTGAAGGTCCAACAAAGTGAAAGTAACGCCTCTTTATCtgaaaaagacaaagaaaaggtAATGTGTGAAAAATCCTTTGAGTCCAGGCACAATCAAGAAGATTATAGCCTAAGAGGGAGTACTAAATATGGCGGAGATTCTACTTCTGCTGAAGGTAGCTTTTCAAGTGTCTGCAAGACTAAACCAGGAGAAAAAAGGCGCGCCAAAACAGAGAAAACAATCACCTTGCAAGTTCTTCGGCAATATTTTGCTGGCAGCTTAAAGGATGCTGCGAAGAGTATTGGTGGTAAGCTTTATTCCATTatagtgtattttattttttattataatgaatgtTTGTTAGAATTCATGTTTTGGGTGGCCAGTGTGCCACAACGTAATTAGCATGTGTCTACCCTTCATTTGCAGAGTTGTATGTATGACAATACTCAGGAACAAGTTACCTCACGATAAAGTACTGATGCTCAACAGTTCTCATTACCCTGTAGCTCATAAGTTCACTGCAGCTTCtgaatctatttttatatgacACGAACAAAGCTATTCTTCAATTCTAATTGTCTTTGTTTTGGCCTCTTGTCTGCTTTCTCCACAAATTTCAGTTTGCCCCACTACATTGAAAAGAATATGCAGGCAACATGGAATTAACCGCTGGCCTTCCCGAAAAATCAAGAAGGTTAGTCACTCCTTACAGAAACTCCAATGCGTTATTGACTCGGTCGAAGGTGCCCCTGGCTCTGTTCAGATTGGTTCCTTTTATGAAAATTTCCCGGAGCTCGCCTCACCAAATTCATCAAGAAATAGCTCACTATCAACTTTAAATCCAAGCAGTCATCCGAAACCATCAGGCATTCAGCTTGAGGGAGGTACTTTCAGCTCCCACGTTGCTGAACCAAAATCACCTTCACCCTCATGTAGTCTTAGTTCCAGTTCTAGCCATAGCTATTCCAGTACAACACAGCAATATCCTTCTGCCATCACTGTTTCTGCTAGTGAAGACCCAAAGCTTGGAGAAAACTTAGGCAGTGGTGTTTTGAAGAAGATCAGAAGCAATGCAGAGCTCCATGCATCAATTCTAGAAGAACGGAAGCTAATGCTGCGATCCCAGAGTCATACAACTCTTACAGAACTGGGGAACCGTCCGCCCTTACCTAAAGATAGTAGCCGATTATCTCAAGAGATGGATGGTCACAGAGTGAAAGTCTCGTTTAGAAATGATAAAATCCGGCTCCGCATGCCAAACAATTGGGTATTTAAAGATTTATTGCAAGAGATCATAAGACGGTTTAATTTAGATGACATGCATAGATATGATCTGAAGTACTTGGATGATGATTCTGAGTGGGTCTTGTTAGCATGTGATGATGATTTGGAGGAGTGTATTGATGTATGCGGTTCAGGTGATAACCAAACAATTAAACTCTTGATTGAAGTTTCTCCTCATCCTTGAGGGAGGTCTTTGTACAACAGTGGGTAGTCTTGATCTCTCCAATCCTCCATTGAATTCAGCATTGGAGTTCGACGTTAAAGTCTTTCCGGCGGGCATGAAACTCGAGCATTATAGATAGTTAAGTTGCTGGAAACAATCAGAATGATTCCACGAACAGGGAATACAAAGTTCACCGTCGTGATCTGTATAGAAGAGATGACATCATAGGAAGCTTGTGTCCAGTTTTTTGCAAGGGTTGGGATTTTTGGAATCCTTTTAGAACATTCGCTGAACAAACTTAGAACATTAGGTGAACAAACTCATGCATCACTCGGTAGCCTGTGTAACAGAAGTTGATGAACTTGCTTATCTGTTGTTCAGATTATTTTCTCTCTGTGTATTTGATGGGGGAAGCAAGCAATAAACTTCTCCCTTGTTCATCCGCAGAAATGTACTCTTCCTCGTCAGAACTAAAATCTccagattatattttttaaaatattccttCTGTTCTTGTCAGGGTATGATGGCAGTCACTTGGTGATTATGGAGTCTTTTGCTAGATTAATCAGTTGTATCATTAATTAATGATGCATTTAATGAGAAAATGAGAGCTTGAAATCCATAGTgttatttttgcaaaaatatttctGAAACATTGCaaaatggttttcttttttataatcttttatttagtttttatattaacattttataaccattgaaaaacattttaaaaaaatattaatttgatatttttttagataaaaaataatattaaattgtatTGCCAGTTAAACTTGAGTAAAGGCGGTGTGAAATCCAGGTCATATATATGttgatacaaattaattttttttatttaaaataaaataaaataatattgttttgaaaaaaaattaaagtcagCAATCGCTCAATTTCTACTGAGAATCACAAAGACTTGGCAAAAGGCTCGTGCCATACGACTAGCAGTAGCTAATGTTGGGTGAAGTTAGGGGAGAAATTGGAGTTTTTGGGAGGTCAAATCGACTTTACCTTACATGATTTTCCTGCTTAGCCTATTTTGTCTTTAATAATGATTTCACTTAATTTGGCCCTACtataaatgttgaaaatatgaGCCCACTTTCTATACTTTTTTtccaatctattttattttattttattttattttgaaaatgttcAAAATATCCTTTTTTCAAAACTAGGTCCGCCCTATAAGATGGCTTCAGCTTTTTGTTGAATTAAATAACTAGGGCTGTTTaacacaatttttgttttccatgcttttaaaaaaaaaattaattaaaaaaatattaaattgatatttttttattattttaatatgataatttaaaaaataaaaaaacatttttaaaaatatttattttaattcaatttcaaacaaaaaattattttaaaaaatacctcaaTACCACAGTCCCAAACCATTATAAACTTAAAGTATCGAAATATAATAAGGAAAGTGTTTATCTAGTCATGAGTGCATATCACGtcatcctttttcttaattaaagggtctgattttttttttgggtatctCTAAATTAGGAGGtatttgacattgtttttatttatatttttaaatgttttttttaaaatatttttagtttaaaaaatatttttttaatattttaaaaatattaaaatataaaaaacatgatttatacCCAAATTGATATGCGAACCAAATTTAGTAACTCCGATTACATTCTAGAAATtcctttttggtttttaatatataagatATTTCAAGGAAGCTTGCATACACCGAACTAGAACTAGATACCTACACTATGAATAAAACTCAGAAAACAGGGCTTATACTCTGTGATTTCGTAGTATTAATTGACAAAGAAAGGCCAACTGTAAACCATTGAAAGAGTATACTTCTTGACCCATCCACTAGCCGACGGTAAAATAATGATTATGACAACATTCTAGGAATTCACTAATAGAAAGAAAGGCAAAGATCAAAAGATAACGGGACAGGTCAAAGGAAATGAAGCACAATCGATTGGAATCAACAGCCAAGTGtgcatcaaaagaaaatagacaaATCTGTAAACTTGCAGCCCAACCATTTTCTTCCTGGAAAAACACTCTGTACTTTACATATTTCAGGACCCATTTTGAGCGTTTTTGCTTCACTAACTATATATTAAACTTTAGTATctcgaagaaaagaaaagaagaagaagagcataTTGGTTAACCTACAAAAAGAACTATGATACAGCATTACAGCTTACAGCTTCTCAGGGCCTCAAGGAAACTGATAGCCGGTCTTCTTGCTTCTCGACAAGTTTACATCTTGAAGGTGGACCGAACATGCTCAGAACAACCTGCAAACAGTTGATCCAGGGGAAGATAGCGTTCTCTTATCTGTTCTATAAGAATGCGAGATGAAAATTTACAAACCCTTCCTAAGGCAAAATAGAAAACCTCAGATTTCCCCGAAGTTTGGTTCCTAAAAGATGAGACaactttttattgattgatgtgtttgtCCAACTTCGATCTAGGTGTATGAACATGCTACATTTTTCTTGTCACTGAAATATACCCACCAACATCTATTTTATGATTGATCCAGAAAAGAAGCTAGATGGTAACAATGAAGTGAAGAGGGATTTGGAAACTCAACAAGCTTACCGGTAAGAACACCAGCCCATGCAAGAAACCAAGAAGAACCAGTGCGAGGTACATTTGGAAGTAGTAGACCTGCAGAACACGAGAGGGAGATGTTAAACAAACTGGGAAATATTGGCTCTTGTGATGGGAATTTGAATGGAGGGACACTAACCACAAAAACTTCCGTCCTTGAGAAGCAAAGAACAATCACGCCAACTAGCTTTGTTAACGTGATGCCACTGCAAAATTACATGGCAGAGACCATTTTTCAATAAGATGGTTGTGATTAATACAGAACTCCACGTTGAAATAAAAGTAGGTGATTTGAGCTAAGAATCATGTTTGCAATGATCTATGCATTAATGGGGTGTGAAAGACATTATAATTTTTCCCTTTCTTgcctttctatttttaaaatttacttctTTTATGGTGTATCTCTTGGAAAAAGGGAGACTGCATCAAACTTCTTTAAATAACATGTGAGTGGCGCATGTTATGTGATCTTCCcacaatataataaaattatcataaatcaaGCCgccttgattttttaattttatttttatcttccgATGATCTTTGGGTGATTTTTTAGGAAAACACGTGACTTGCAAGTGATATTTAATGATTAAGATGGACAGAATCTAACAGAAGGGGAAGTGCCAATCAAAAGACCCTATAATTTGTGGGTTGaaatcagaaaataataattcaagagGTGTCAATCAAATCGGCCTATAGTTGCATTATCGCTAATTTGTAAGTATCAACAGAGTGGGCAGCACGGAGGTCTCAGCAATCTAGTTCATAATATGAGCCAGAGGGAAAAGAGGAACCTGAAGACAGAAGCTCCCATTGTACCCAAAGCATCCCTTACGCGCTGGTCTCTATCACCACAACTCACCTGTTTAAGAACATGAAGCCAAAGAAAAGGTGTGACAGTGCATCAAGAAAACCTTAGAGCCGAAAGCATGAAGTTTCCACATTCGGGAGGGAAACAAATTCCCTTGTTGCGTTATTAATTAACTACTAGTGAATTAAATATTCTGATGCGATATGTAATGGGTTCTAAATCACATGTTAACTACCAAGCCAAAATAACCAGATGCAGATTccatctatttttcttttaactgaatgaaatgaaagaatgaaTTTGAAGTTCCATTGAAGGAAAGTAGAcaatatacaaataaaatggAGAATGATGTGATGCTAACCGAGAAAGCATGTGTTATATGCACACAAAACTCAACACCAATGCCCACTGACATGACAAGGTTGACAACAGAGACTGCATTCAGTTGAATATTCAGAATTGCCATCACACCCTGTGGAGTTTCATCTTGTAAGCAGAGAGATTATACTTGGGCAGAACAAGTTAATTattgcaaataaaatgaaaaatacatagATAATGATAAAGGAAGCAGAGTTACCATCAGATCCACGACTATCATTGCCAACACCAGCAAAATGATCGCAGAATTCCATAAACTACATTTTAAAGAAAGTTAGGAAACAAAATAATCACGAAGTCATTCTCCAATACAGCAGTTCATTTGGAAAGAAGAACCGAACACTGAAGCCAGTATGTTTTTGTCAATGAAAAGGTGAATATGGGTAAATAGAACACTGACCTGCAAGTGATGACCAAGCAAACAACAAATACAGCTCCTGGTACATCACCAAATAAATTGAGGCTTTATAGAAGAGAAAATGACTAACAGTTATACTAAACCAAATAATTCATTTGGATTTGTTAAAAACCAAATAACAATAAAGGTTTAAGGTACAAATATGCATCAGTAAATGTTTTACTCAGACAGCCCACACACTGCTTTTTTGTTTCAGATCTCCGGGTCATTATCATCAAACCACTGTGTGATACATTTAATGATTAAAGATATAGGCACAGGTAgtacaaaatcaacaaaacaatcTTTTAAAGGCTTGAAATTTTGTTGAATACAAGTATAGAAGAATAATAAACAAATGCCTAGCTcctcagcaaaaaaaaaaaaaagtaatttgtgAAATAAAGAGAAGACAGGTTATCTTCAAGAATGCAAGAAAGTGAGGTAAAAACCCCAAGCATGCAATCCATGAACTCCTCACAAAAAAGAACATGCCAGTTTAAGGATTTCTAAAGATTACTAACCAATAGCTATGGCAAGGTTGATCAATGCGGTCCTCCATATATCAAGGTATTgttcaaaaaacatataaaatacagAGTATGGGAAGATCTCCATCTGCACcagaaaacaaatatcatttaAGAGACAGCCTTACTAGCATACAGCCAACTATGAGACAAGTCTtctgcaaaaaataaattcataaaaaaccaGTCCTTCAATGAGCACAGAGCTAGTATCATACAAAAGAAGCAACAAAAGTTGACCCTCCTATCATAGGggaaaaacaagattaaaaaatccgacaaggataatttattttaaaaaatatagcatCGGTCAGACCATGTGGTATTCACTTTCTCTGATTTTTTACCTTCAAAGAATCAGAAACCCTCGAACTGAACTCTCGAGCAGCCCTCATTGAATTGACGTAGTCAATCTAGAATGAGATGCAGAAAATGTTAAGGTCTTTACACAGGAACAAGATACATATCACATTGAGCAAAATTTACCATTAGAAATCACTTCCTACCTGCTTGTTAAGAGGTGTGTGATATGTGCGGAAGGATGATGCTTGAATAACACCATTCTCGTAGCCTGAAAAGGAGAGAGGGGGGTGAGGAATTTATACCCATTCAAATAAGAAGCAACCATATGGCATGCAGACGAACTATTTTAATGCATGCATTTGTGTTTGCAACTTTCCCTAAATTTACTGAACTGGATTGAAAGAACAAATTTCCAACTCAGCAAACCTTGCAGATCTATACTGCTAGTGTAAGCACCATGGCCACCTTTGGCACAATCAGCAGAGGGCAAAGCATTGAAGAACAATGGGAGTTTCTCTTTGAATTGTGATGTAGATGGACGATCATTATTCAGATCGGAGTGACGGAAGCACTGAAAAATTCCAAGAGTTATTAGTAGTTGATCCTGCTATAAATGAGAAATGATAGATGCTACTGCCTTGATAATTGACAGTCAAGCACAAATCATTTCAAAGGTAAATGGGCAGaaaattgtttaataaaatttcaagaagaaCAGAATGTGGATTACCGTAGTACAATCTTTGCACACCCCACCAAGACCACATGAGCCTGTATCAGATGAACAACAAGGAAACTGGGCGACACAGGAAAAAAGAATCAGCTTCAGCATTATTCAGTGGTATGTAATGAGAATAAATAATGACACCAATGAGAAGCAATAAGAAGAAGAGCAGAAAATGAAAAGGTACATTTTCATCGCAAAATTCCCATAATTACCATGGTCACACCACACAATCATCTGCAATAATCAGCAACATGGGCTTGCAATTGGCCTTATATTGAACACTGGTGGTGCCATTACCATTTGATTTTAAGccattacatataaaaaatattacacagTGAAAGTAGATATCTGAGATTAAATTCATATCTTATGTCTTtccacaacaaaatccaaaatagaatttaatgACCATATGAACTGCATAGGAAGTGGCAGCCATGTGACCATCATAATAGGCAAAAATATGCTCAAATTTTCATGCCAGAATTAAAGCCAGCTTCTGTGAAAGATTATAAAACAACCTGATCATCAGGGGGGCAATAACTCCCATTTGTGAACTTCCTACAGCATCCAAAAGCTTCTGGAGATATCCATACAAGAAAATCATCAAGCCATGAAGCAGCTGGCATAGCTATATAGGTAGATTCTGGTGTTAATGATGCTCTTGCAATCTACAGCAGCATGAAGACAAAAGATTCTTGTCAGAGGAAATACAACCATTCCAACAATTAATGCCCGTAAGGCGTAAATATCAGAGTGATGTTCATTAGATAAGAAAAGGAATAAAGATTCACCTCATTTAAAAGAGATTTTGAACCGCATTGGCTGATGGAGCACAACTGATTTGTATGACTTGATTCTGAGCTGTGGGTGCAGTATCATCACTTCAAAGATCAAAGCAAGGAAAGGGAAATTATGCAAAAAAGCAATGGAATTACCTATAATTGTAGTTCTTAACTACAAAATATAGCGGTGGGCCAATTCTGAGATACTCTgaaacattattaaaataacCCTGCATGAATCAAACTATCACATGTTTAACTCGCCAGACAACAATAGAACACCATATCAGATGTATGTAGCAAGTTATAAAGCAGTATCAAGAAACTGAACCTGAAGATATGAGTCCTGAGGAAGAACAATTTGTTGTTCCAAACCAGGTTCAACTCGAGTGGTTAATGCCTACTTGGTCCATAAATATGACAAGTTAAAGTAAGACACCTAAGAGGCACCTAAAGAAATAGGAATATGAGAGAGTAATCTTGAGCATCTCACTATGCAGGCCAATGTGAAAGCAGCAAAGATGGAAATGACTGCTATCTTAACTCCCCAAAGACTGAGTATGGGTGCATGGATCTCCTACAAGACAAGAATGTCAATTTGATTAGTGAATAATGCTCAGCAGCAACACCCATTCTTCAATAAGAAAATTGAGCACCTAATCTTAAACTAGCATTTGAAAAGATGTAACTTCTATGAACATTTCATAAAATCAAGTTGGTACCCTCATATAACGTGCCAGCAATCCAGGT from Populus trichocarpa isolate Nisqually-1 chromosome 5, P.trichocarpa_v4.1, whole genome shotgun sequence includes these protein-coding regions:
- the LOC7485639 gene encoding protein NLP5 isoform X1 — encoded protein: MMEDGVLSPGMMLGAAVDSAMDFDYMDELLLEGCWVETTDGSEFLNPSLSNSAALFDPSFMWPSPEMNNGNPASSLSQKGSQEVSHIPLLPGNSPSDIQSRSPVGEIAVSAAGWEYNATEGSELGKRWWIGPAPNPSPGTTVKRRLIKAVECIKDLTKNKDVLIQIWVPVNRGGRRVLTTHDQPFALDPSSERLASYRDISVKYQFSAEKDSKDSVGMPGRVFLGKVPEWTPDVRFFRNDEYPRVNHAQQCDVRGTLALPVFEQGSRTCLGVIEVVTTSQKIKYLPELESVCKALEAVDLRSSEVPSIQNLKACDMSYQAALPEIQKVLRAACETHRLPLAQTWVPCIQQGKGGCRHSNENYYHCVSTVDDACCVGDPAFQGFLEACSEHHLLKGQGVVGEAFMTNQPCFSGDVTLYGKTEYPLSHHARIFGLCAAVAIRLRSMYTGTTDFVLEFFLPVDCRDPQEQKTMLTSLSIIIQRVCQTLRVVTVKELEEETDLPVSEVLVPSDGRSSGEETSTVKESYSERNARDNSPWTACLLKVQQSESNASLSEKDKEKVMCEKSFESRHNQEDYSLRGSTKYGGDSTSAEGSFSSVCKTKPGEKRRAKTEKTITLQVLRQYFAGSLKDAAKSIGVCPTTLKRICRQHGINRWPSRKIKKVSHSLQKLQCVIDSVEGAPGSVQIGSFYENFPELASPNSSRNSSLSTLNPSSHPKPSGIQLEGGTFSSHVAEPKSPSPSCSLSSSSSHSYSSTTQQYPSAITVSASEDPKLGENLGSGVLKKIRSNAELHASILEERKLMLRSQSHTTLTELGNRPPLPKDSSRLSQEMDGHRVKVSFRNDKIRLRMPNNWVFKDLLQEIIRRFNLDDMHRYDLKYLDDDSEWVLLACDDDLEECIDVCGSGDNQTIKLLIEVSPHP
- the LOC7485639 gene encoding protein NLP5 isoform X2; the protein is MMLGAAVDSAMDFDYMDELLLEGCWVETTDGSEFLNPSLSNSAALFDPSFMWPSPEMNNGNPASSLSQKGSQEVSHIPLLPGNSPSDIQSRSPVGEIAVSAAGWEYNATEGSELGKRWWIGPAPNPSPGTTVKRRLIKAVECIKDLTKNKDVLIQIWVPVNRGGRRVLTTHDQPFALDPSSERLASYRDISVKYQFSAEKDSKDSVGMPGRVFLGKVPEWTPDVRFFRNDEYPRVNHAQQCDVRGTLALPVFEQGSRTCLGVIEVVTTSQKIKYLPELESVCKALEAVDLRSSEVPSIQNLKACDMSYQAALPEIQKVLRAACETHRLPLAQTWVPCIQQGKGGCRHSNENYYHCVSTVDDACCVGDPAFQGFLEACSEHHLLKGQGVVGEAFMTNQPCFSGDVTLYGKTEYPLSHHARIFGLCAAVAIRLRSMYTGTTDFVLEFFLPVDCRDPQEQKTMLTSLSIIIQRVCQTLRVVTVKELEEETDLPVSEVLVPSDGRSSGEETSTVKESYSERNARDNSPWTACLLKVQQSESNASLSEKDKEKVMCEKSFESRHNQEDYSLRGSTKYGGDSTSAEGSFSSVCKTKPGEKRRAKTEKTITLQVLRQYFAGSLKDAAKSIGVCPTTLKRICRQHGINRWPSRKIKKVSHSLQKLQCVIDSVEGAPGSVQIGSFYENFPELASPNSSRNSSLSTLNPSSHPKPSGIQLEGGTFSSHVAEPKSPSPSCSLSSSSSHSYSSTTQQYPSAITVSASEDPKLGENLGSGVLKKIRSNAELHASILEERKLMLRSQSHTTLTELGNRPPLPKDSSRLSQEMDGHRVKVSFRNDKIRLRMPNNWVFKDLLQEIIRRFNLDDMHRYDLKYLDDDSEWVLLACDDDLEECIDVCGSGDNQTIKLLIEVSPHP